A single Biomphalaria glabrata chromosome 2, xgBioGlab47.1, whole genome shotgun sequence DNA region contains:
- the LOC106053777 gene encoding ubiquitin carboxyl-terminal hydrolase 36-like isoform X1 — protein MPESSGSIVEIHNSLKASLGRGHSDLDQDVVAASKRVLLENILFVPASAPYTMQLDALKAKYISLNPAPVKWDGDKSSHQLKDTSSSAMSSQTSTEKSEDVLPAPKVILYPEEKVMMEWTRMTRIGAGLVNMGNTCFFNSTLQCLTYTAPLVNYCLSNDHRSKCKKKDFCMMCEIQSHIKSSLDCGGRSIKPHSMLQKLRCIAKHMKWGRQEDAHEFLRFVVDHLQQSCLNGESKLDQLSKDTTVINQIFGGYLRSQVICLRCQARSNTFDPFMDISLDIKGVNTVEEALAKFVKPETLEQDNAYKCPKCKHKVKAQKRFSIQKAPNILTLQLNRFDFHRHLSGKINRFIKYPEKINLRSFMSQKQGEPILYHLYGVLVHSGHSSEHGHYYSYVKSPTKTWYCMNDSIVHQAAYNNVFNADAYVLFYARINKPVSTATTLPPGASTSSGSSASVTKGPLVGTSSSNKPAASINGIQGKSSSDVGTPLKRQEIPSSESKIVPHAPSGSALPGVYTKISFPILTTSQKKLFQQQQEDGKRIVLQIKHGNSTTMEKSPDGKSKVVNHGGTQQSQQSLGLVPYNSDSDSEQDNVSTGASKSVSSTKESTKFVTSNDKSGDNPQTSIRKINFPSISHEMRPITEMGDAPASKPLLASSSHTSSTSSLQSVEPSKHSSEVTLKGSFKNISAAAATLPGITKNGPVTVELSAAGITASSSNSCPKVRSTGGNWLIQSQDCAPSPRSSCSSANSVNSTTEWTVESKEIKNSNPESGIKSMPKGQEVATAMQCKEPTDKVAPLVSPLHSPESSHSGTKKAKKHKKKKLKSSSDEDRKRKDHSKKKKKHKEKKRKREKERKSSDYDLHERKKRKYSRSSSSSSSASDSEEDYEWVEKTKETAGLIQPKTGPVTVQTWNHHVKDDVAPKKDDSDVKAKNVWDGSRSSGSHLDSESSSFSLGKNVLSWDGGKNHIDDDFQKDNKKRRFSELYNEEIDSGKVKKVKRVSENMTYSRGYNPFQQYHSDQYQSEKNRDSVFWKQDHSYYQNNHQATKNKTFT, from the exons ATGCCTGAATCATCTGGCAGCATTGTGGAGATCCATAACTCCTTGAAGGCCTCCTTGGGACGAGGTCACTCTGATCTTGACCAGGATGTTGTGGCAGCATCAAAGCGTGTACTTCTTGAAAACATCTTGTTTGTCCCAGCAAGTGCCCCTTACACCATGCAGTTGGATGCTCTGAAAGCCAAGTACATTTCTTTGAACCCAGCACCAGTGAAATGGGATGGGGACAAGTCAAGTCATCAGCTGAAAGACACAAGCT CCTCAGCCATGAGCAGCCAGACTAGCACAGAGAAGTCAGAAGATGTGCTGCCAGCCCCCAAGGTCATTTTGTATCCAGAGGAAAAAGTGATGATGGAGTGGACGAGGATGACCAGGATTGGTGCTGGCCTGGTCAACATGGGCAACACTTGTTTCTTTAACTCTACTCTCCAATGTCTGACCTACACAGCACCACTGGTCAACTATTGTTTGTCAAATGaccatagatctaaat gcAAAAAGAAAGATTTCTGTATGATGTGTGAGATACAAAGCCACATTAAGAGCTCATTAGACTGTGGAGGTCGATCCATCAAACCTCATTCAATGTTACAGAAATTAAGAT gtaTAGCAAAACACATGAAATGGGGTCGACAAGAAGACGCCCATGAGTTTTTGAGATTTGTAGTTGACCACCTACAGCAATCTTGTCTGAACGGAGAAAGCAA GCTTGATCAGCTTAGTAAAGATACCACtgtcataaatcagatctttgGGGGTTATCTCAGAAGTCAAG tCATCTGTTTACGCTGTCAAGCCAGATCCAACACATTTGATCCATTTATGGATATAAGCTTGGATATAAAG GGTGTGAACACTGTTGAAGAAGCTCTTGCTAAGTTTGTGAAACCAGAGACTTTAGAACAAGACAATGCTTACAAATGTCCCAA GTGCAAGCACAAAGTTAAAGCCCAGAAAAGATTTTCAATCCAGAAGGCACCAAATATATTAACCTTACAGTTGAATAG GTTTGATTTCCACCGGCATCTGTCTGGTAAGATCAACAGGTTTATAAAGTATCCAGAAAAGATCAACTTAAGGAGTTTTATGAGTCAGAAACAG ggAGAGCCTATATTGTACCACTTGTATGGTGTTTTGGTCCACTCGGGCCACAGTAGTGAACATGGTCACTATTACAGCTATGTCAAGTCTCCAACTAAAACCTGGTATTGCATGAATGATTCAATA GTGCACCAAGCTGCCTACAACAATGTTTTCAATGCTGATGCCTACGTTTTGTTTTATGCTAGAATCAATAAGCCAGTTAGCACTGCCACAACACTCCCCCCAGGTGCTAGCACATCATCTGGATCTTCAGCCTCTGTGACAAAG ggTCCACTTGTGGGAACATCATCCTCTAACAAACCAGCTGCTTCTATAAATGGCATTCAAG GCAAATCAAGCAGTGATGTTGGAACTCCTTTAAAACGCCAGGAGATTCCATCCAGTGAATCCAAAATTGTTCCTCATGCCCCAAGTGGTAGTGCCTTGCCAGGGGTCTACACTAAAATATCTTTCCCTATTCTCACGACGTCCCAAAAGAAACTCTTTCAGCAACAACAAGAGGATGGGAAAAGGATTGTGCTTCAAATCAAACATGGCAACTCTACCACCATGGAGAAGTCACCTGACGGCAAGTCCAAGGTGGTCAATCATGGGGGCACACAACAATCTCAACAATCTCTAGGACTTGTCCCATATAACAGTGACTCTGACTCTGAGCAAGACAATGTGTCTACTGGGGCATCGAAATCTGTTTCCTCAACTAAAGAATCGACAAAATTTGTCACGTCAAATGACAAATCAGGTGACAATCCACAAACCAGTATAAGAAAAATTAACTTTCCTTCAATTAGCCACGAAATGAGGCCTATAACAGAAATGGGTGATGCACCAGCATCCAAACCTTTGTTGGCCTCCTCATCACACACCTCATCTACCTCTAGCTTGCAATCTGTGGAGCCCTCAAAACATTCCTCAGAAGTGACATTGAAAGgttcatttaaaaacatttctgcTGCTGCAGCCACACTCCCTGGGATCACAAAAAATGGCCCTGTGACAGTTGAGTTGTCTGCTGCAGGCATCACTGCCTCATCATCAAACAGCTGCCCTAAAGTCAGATCTACTGGAGGTAACTGGTTAATCCAGTCCCAGGACTGTGCCCCAAGCCCCAGAAGTTCTTGTAGTAGTGCCAACAGTGTCAATTCAACAACAGAGTGGACTGTAGAGTCAAAGG AAATAAAGAACAGCAATCCTGAAAGTGGAATAAAGTCCATGCCCAAAGGTCAAGAAGTAGCCACAGCAATGCAATGTAAGGAGCCTACAGATAAGGTAGCGCCACTGGTCAGCCCCCTTCACAGCCCCGAGTCCTCTCACAGTGGCACCAAGAAAGCAAAGAAGCACAAGAAGAAAAAACTGAAGTCATCCTCGGATgaagatagaaaaagaaaagatcattctaaaaaaaagaaaaaacacaaagagaagaaaagaaagagggaaaaggaaagaaagagctCGGATTATGACTTGCATGAAAGAAAGAAGCGCAAGTATTCTAGGTCCTCATCTTCGTCCTCCTCAGCTAGTGACAGTGAAGAGGACTATGAGTGGGTAGAGAAGACAAAAGAAACCGCAGGACTCATCCAGCCTAAAACTGGACCTG TTACTGTACAGACCTGGAATCATCATGTCAAAGATGATGTTGCTCCCAAAAAAGATGACAGTGATGTAAAGGCCAAGAATGTTTGGGATGGATCCCGGTCTTCTGGTTCACATTTAGACTCAGAAAGTAGCAGCTTTTCTTTAGGCAAAAATG TTTTGTCCTGGGATGGAGGTAAAAACCACATTGACGATGACTTtcaaaaagacaacaaaaagaGACGGTTCTCTGAACTATACAACGAGGAAATAGATTCTGGGAAG GTCAAGAAAGTGAAAAGAGTATCAGAGAACATGACATATTCAAGGGGATATAATCCATTTCAACAGTACCATTCTGATCAATATCAATCTGAGAAA AATCGAGATTCAGTGTTCTGGAAACAAGACCACAGTTACTACCAGAATAATCATCAAGCTACTAAGAATAAAACTTTCACATGA
- the LOC106053777 gene encoding ubiquitin carboxyl-terminal hydrolase 36-like isoform X2: protein MQLDALKAKYISLNPAPVKWDGDKSSHQLKDTSSSAMSSQTSTEKSEDVLPAPKVILYPEEKVMMEWTRMTRIGAGLVNMGNTCFFNSTLQCLTYTAPLVNYCLSNDHRSKCKKKDFCMMCEIQSHIKSSLDCGGRSIKPHSMLQKLRCIAKHMKWGRQEDAHEFLRFVVDHLQQSCLNGESKLDQLSKDTTVINQIFGGYLRSQVICLRCQARSNTFDPFMDISLDIKGVNTVEEALAKFVKPETLEQDNAYKCPKCKHKVKAQKRFSIQKAPNILTLQLNRFDFHRHLSGKINRFIKYPEKINLRSFMSQKQGEPILYHLYGVLVHSGHSSEHGHYYSYVKSPTKTWYCMNDSIVHQAAYNNVFNADAYVLFYARINKPVSTATTLPPGASTSSGSSASVTKGPLVGTSSSNKPAASINGIQGKSSSDVGTPLKRQEIPSSESKIVPHAPSGSALPGVYTKISFPILTTSQKKLFQQQQEDGKRIVLQIKHGNSTTMEKSPDGKSKVVNHGGTQQSQQSLGLVPYNSDSDSEQDNVSTGASKSVSSTKESTKFVTSNDKSGDNPQTSIRKINFPSISHEMRPITEMGDAPASKPLLASSSHTSSTSSLQSVEPSKHSSEVTLKGSFKNISAAAATLPGITKNGPVTVELSAAGITASSSNSCPKVRSTGGNWLIQSQDCAPSPRSSCSSANSVNSTTEWTVESKEIKNSNPESGIKSMPKGQEVATAMQCKEPTDKVAPLVSPLHSPESSHSGTKKAKKHKKKKLKSSSDEDRKRKDHSKKKKKHKEKKRKREKERKSSDYDLHERKKRKYSRSSSSSSSASDSEEDYEWVEKTKETAGLIQPKTGPVTVQTWNHHVKDDVAPKKDDSDVKAKNVWDGSRSSGSHLDSESSSFSLGKNVLSWDGGKNHIDDDFQKDNKKRRFSELYNEEIDSGKVKKVKRVSENMTYSRGYNPFQQYHSDQYQSEKNRDSVFWKQDHSYYQNNHQATKNKTFT, encoded by the exons ATGCAGTTGGATGCTCTGAAAGCCAAGTACATTTCTTTGAACCCAGCACCAGTGAAATGGGATGGGGACAAGTCAAGTCATCAGCTGAAAGACACAAGCT CCTCAGCCATGAGCAGCCAGACTAGCACAGAGAAGTCAGAAGATGTGCTGCCAGCCCCCAAGGTCATTTTGTATCCAGAGGAAAAAGTGATGATGGAGTGGACGAGGATGACCAGGATTGGTGCTGGCCTGGTCAACATGGGCAACACTTGTTTCTTTAACTCTACTCTCCAATGTCTGACCTACACAGCACCACTGGTCAACTATTGTTTGTCAAATGaccatagatctaaat gcAAAAAGAAAGATTTCTGTATGATGTGTGAGATACAAAGCCACATTAAGAGCTCATTAGACTGTGGAGGTCGATCCATCAAACCTCATTCAATGTTACAGAAATTAAGAT gtaTAGCAAAACACATGAAATGGGGTCGACAAGAAGACGCCCATGAGTTTTTGAGATTTGTAGTTGACCACCTACAGCAATCTTGTCTGAACGGAGAAAGCAA GCTTGATCAGCTTAGTAAAGATACCACtgtcataaatcagatctttgGGGGTTATCTCAGAAGTCAAG tCATCTGTTTACGCTGTCAAGCCAGATCCAACACATTTGATCCATTTATGGATATAAGCTTGGATATAAAG GGTGTGAACACTGTTGAAGAAGCTCTTGCTAAGTTTGTGAAACCAGAGACTTTAGAACAAGACAATGCTTACAAATGTCCCAA GTGCAAGCACAAAGTTAAAGCCCAGAAAAGATTTTCAATCCAGAAGGCACCAAATATATTAACCTTACAGTTGAATAG GTTTGATTTCCACCGGCATCTGTCTGGTAAGATCAACAGGTTTATAAAGTATCCAGAAAAGATCAACTTAAGGAGTTTTATGAGTCAGAAACAG ggAGAGCCTATATTGTACCACTTGTATGGTGTTTTGGTCCACTCGGGCCACAGTAGTGAACATGGTCACTATTACAGCTATGTCAAGTCTCCAACTAAAACCTGGTATTGCATGAATGATTCAATA GTGCACCAAGCTGCCTACAACAATGTTTTCAATGCTGATGCCTACGTTTTGTTTTATGCTAGAATCAATAAGCCAGTTAGCACTGCCACAACACTCCCCCCAGGTGCTAGCACATCATCTGGATCTTCAGCCTCTGTGACAAAG ggTCCACTTGTGGGAACATCATCCTCTAACAAACCAGCTGCTTCTATAAATGGCATTCAAG GCAAATCAAGCAGTGATGTTGGAACTCCTTTAAAACGCCAGGAGATTCCATCCAGTGAATCCAAAATTGTTCCTCATGCCCCAAGTGGTAGTGCCTTGCCAGGGGTCTACACTAAAATATCTTTCCCTATTCTCACGACGTCCCAAAAGAAACTCTTTCAGCAACAACAAGAGGATGGGAAAAGGATTGTGCTTCAAATCAAACATGGCAACTCTACCACCATGGAGAAGTCACCTGACGGCAAGTCCAAGGTGGTCAATCATGGGGGCACACAACAATCTCAACAATCTCTAGGACTTGTCCCATATAACAGTGACTCTGACTCTGAGCAAGACAATGTGTCTACTGGGGCATCGAAATCTGTTTCCTCAACTAAAGAATCGACAAAATTTGTCACGTCAAATGACAAATCAGGTGACAATCCACAAACCAGTATAAGAAAAATTAACTTTCCTTCAATTAGCCACGAAATGAGGCCTATAACAGAAATGGGTGATGCACCAGCATCCAAACCTTTGTTGGCCTCCTCATCACACACCTCATCTACCTCTAGCTTGCAATCTGTGGAGCCCTCAAAACATTCCTCAGAAGTGACATTGAAAGgttcatttaaaaacatttctgcTGCTGCAGCCACACTCCCTGGGATCACAAAAAATGGCCCTGTGACAGTTGAGTTGTCTGCTGCAGGCATCACTGCCTCATCATCAAACAGCTGCCCTAAAGTCAGATCTACTGGAGGTAACTGGTTAATCCAGTCCCAGGACTGTGCCCCAAGCCCCAGAAGTTCTTGTAGTAGTGCCAACAGTGTCAATTCAACAACAGAGTGGACTGTAGAGTCAAAGG AAATAAAGAACAGCAATCCTGAAAGTGGAATAAAGTCCATGCCCAAAGGTCAAGAAGTAGCCACAGCAATGCAATGTAAGGAGCCTACAGATAAGGTAGCGCCACTGGTCAGCCCCCTTCACAGCCCCGAGTCCTCTCACAGTGGCACCAAGAAAGCAAAGAAGCACAAGAAGAAAAAACTGAAGTCATCCTCGGATgaagatagaaaaagaaaagatcattctaaaaaaaagaaaaaacacaaagagaagaaaagaaagagggaaaaggaaagaaagagctCGGATTATGACTTGCATGAAAGAAAGAAGCGCAAGTATTCTAGGTCCTCATCTTCGTCCTCCTCAGCTAGTGACAGTGAAGAGGACTATGAGTGGGTAGAGAAGACAAAAGAAACCGCAGGACTCATCCAGCCTAAAACTGGACCTG TTACTGTACAGACCTGGAATCATCATGTCAAAGATGATGTTGCTCCCAAAAAAGATGACAGTGATGTAAAGGCCAAGAATGTTTGGGATGGATCCCGGTCTTCTGGTTCACATTTAGACTCAGAAAGTAGCAGCTTTTCTTTAGGCAAAAATG TTTTGTCCTGGGATGGAGGTAAAAACCACATTGACGATGACTTtcaaaaagacaacaaaaagaGACGGTTCTCTGAACTATACAACGAGGAAATAGATTCTGGGAAG GTCAAGAAAGTGAAAAGAGTATCAGAGAACATGACATATTCAAGGGGATATAATCCATTTCAACAGTACCATTCTGATCAATATCAATCTGAGAAA AATCGAGATTCAGTGTTCTGGAAACAAGACCACAGTTACTACCAGAATAATCATCAAGCTACTAAGAATAAAACTTTCACATGA